From one Acipenser ruthenus chromosome 21, fAciRut3.2 maternal haplotype, whole genome shotgun sequence genomic stretch:
- the LOC117964299 gene encoding guanine nucleotide-binding protein subunit beta-5-like, which translates to MCDQTFLAISFGPCEKCGKTKPLMNIYIKTDPINYCSLCVEMMANEGLRDNETLSSLKNESETLKSKLEEERAKLHDVELHQVADRVDALGQFVMKTRRTLKGHGNKVLCMDWCKDKRRLVSSSQDGKVIVWDAFTTNKEHAVTMPCTWVMACAYAPSGCAIACGGLDNKCSVYPLTFDKNENMASKKKSVAMHTNYLSACSFTNSDMQILTASGDGTCALWDVESGQLLQSFHGHAADVLCLDLAPSETGNTFVSGGCDKKAMVWDLRSGQCIQSFETHDSDINSVRYYPSGDAFASASDDATCRLYDLRADREVAIYSKESIIFGASSVDFSLSGRLLFTGYNDYTINVWDVLKGTRVSILFGHENRVSTLRVSPDGTAFCSGSWDHTLRIWA; encoded by the exons ATGTGCGACCAAACTTTTTTGGCCATCAGCTTTGGCCCATGTGAGAAATGTGGGAAGACAAAACCGCTGATGAACATTTACATCAAAACCGATCCGATCAACTACTGTTCACTCTGTGTGGAAATG ATGGCTAACGAGGGGCTGCGTGATAATGAGACCCTGTCGTCACTGAAGAACGAGTCGGAGACCCTCAAATCTAAGCTGGAAGAGGAGAGAGCTAAGCTGCACGATGTGGAAC TGCATCAAGTTGCCGATCGTGTGGACGCTCTTGGTCAGTTTGTGATGAAGACGAGAAGGACTCTGAAAGGACATGGCAACAAAGTGTTGTGTATGGATTGGTGTAAAGACAAGAGAAGGCTTGTGAGCTCTTCCCAG GATGGAAAAGTGATTGTATGGGATGCTTTCACAACCAACAAG GAACATGCAGTTACCATGCCATGCACCTGGGTGATGGCCTGTGCGTATGCGCCCTCTGGATGTGCAATTGCCTGTGG AGGTTTGGACAATAAGTGTTCAGTGTATCCCCTCACCTTTGATAAAAATGAGAACATGGCCTCGAAGAAGAAATCTGTGGCAATGCACACTAACTACTTATCGGCCTGCAGCTTCACAAATTCAGACATGCAG ATCCTGACTGCCAGCGGGGATGGAACCTGCGCTCTGTGGGATGTGGAGAGTGGCCAGCTGCTCCAAAGCTTCCATGGCCATGCCGCTGACGTACTCTGTTTGGATCTGGCCCCCTCAGAGACGGGGAACACCTTTGTGTCTGGG GGCTGCGATAAGAAGGCAATGGTTTGGGACTTGCGTTCCGGGCAGTGTATACAGTCTTTTGAAACACATGACTCAGACATTAACAGTGTCAG ATACTACCCCAGTGGAGATGCCTTCGCCTCCGCTTCTGATGATGCAACT TGTCGTCTTTATGACCTTCGAGCAGACAGAGAAGTAGCTATATACTCCAAAGAAAGCATTATATTTGGAGCCTCCAGCGTTGATTTCTCACTCAGTG GTCGTCTGCTGTTTACTGGCTACAATGATTACACTATCAATGTATGGGATGTCCTGAAGGGCACAAGGGTGTCCATTCTGTTTGGCCATGAGAATCGCGTCAGCACCCTGCGAGTTTCACCGGATGGCACAGCATTCTGCTCCGGCTCATGGGATCACACTCTGAGG atttgggCCTAA
- the LOC117427691 gene encoding anti-apoptotic protein NR13-like: protein MGFRLRDQTYVLAEDYVLHRIGIQRLPPSKKAEMMRRLAEDMEKQYQPRFNSILQSFITQCRSDPCSTLLQVIEELVGDGKLNWGRIVSLFTFTGLLANELYSQGLSLDCCKSLAKTVADYLGGEKQEWLAQNEGWDGFCKFFQTPKDESSMKTALFAAAGVGIAGIAILLVR from the exons ATGGGCTTCAGGTTGAGGGATCAGACCTATGTTCTGGCAGAGGATTACGTTCTTCACCGTATTGGAATCCAACGGTTGCCTCCCAGCAAAAAAGCCGAAATGATGCGCAGACTGGCCGAAGACATGGAGAAGCAGTACCAGCCTCGGTTTAACTCCATTCTGCAGAGTTTTATTACCCAATGTAGATCTGATCCCTGTTCTACACTCTTGCAGGTCATTGAGGAGCTAGTAGGAGATGGAAAGTTAAACTGGGGACGGATTGTCAGTCTATTCACTTTCACAGGATTACTGGCAAATGAACTTTATTCACAAGGTTTAAGTTTGGACTGCTGTAAAAGCCTGGCAAAAACAGTTGCTGATTATCTAGGGGGTGAAAAACAAGAATGGCTGGCACAAAATGAAGGCTGG GATGGGTTCTGCAAGTTTTTCCAGACTCCCAAAGATGAGTCCTCAATGAAGACTGCACTTTTTGCTGCGGCTGGGGTTGGAATAGCAGGGATAGCAATCCTCCTGGTCCGATAG